Below is a genomic region from Lampris incognitus isolate fLamInc1 chromosome 2, fLamInc1.hap2, whole genome shotgun sequence.
CCCTTATAAggccttataaaatgcttattaacattaccATGTGTTCATAAGATTATATGAAGCATTAGTAAATGGGTAATAAGGTCTTTATAAGTCATAACTGATGCATTTTGTGGACTaataaaattcttttaataacttttaattGGGACGTCTTACAACCAAAGATGTGTGGgaaaagtaggttttgcatatttcGCAAGCACCACCTCGTGCCGAAGACATGTTTAAGATGCTATTATTAACACTCatatagtcttattaacacataataatgttaataagcattttataaggacttgTAAGGGTCTCAATGCCTATTAACTCACACTTATTATATGCACTTAATTTAAAATGTTACCAAATATGTTTCcgtttttattatttttgtttgtgttttttcacCTTTTCTTGCATTCCTTATCAAAGTCTTGACTTTGGCACACAGTAGTTGACGGCTTCCCCCAGAGACCATGAAGAATAAGCAAAGCATCCTGGGAATTATGCTCATTTCATAGTAAATGGGGTGAACGGTGAACTTTTGAGTACTGGGACACATTGCAGCCGTAGCTGTGTGTACACTGTTCAGCATGAAGAGCCAAGTAGCAGGGTGGAGAGGTACTAGATCAACTGGTATACGCCGTCTTTGGGGTGTGCATTTTATATTCATAGTGTTTATAATAATATTTTAACTATATctgtagaaaagtgctatataaataaaagttattattgttattagtagTAGTTGTATTCATTTGTCAGCAATTCCACCTTGCACCTTTGCTTTTCCCTTACTTGACCAAAGTTGGCGTTATGCTGTGAGCATCCAATTCCATGTTTGGTTGTTCTTGAGCCATGTcaaagttgagttgagttgaactGAAATTGATTAAACTGGATGTAAATACGAAGATGGGGTCTACTTGGGTGGTAGGAAGCGGGGCTGTCATcacaatccccccccctctctctcactctctctctctcacacacacacacacacacacacacacacacacacacacacacacacagactccatctcattttgtttttctctggTCATGTATTTCAGGATGTCTCTTCTCCCACTGACATGCtcataaaaaaacaataataataataataatttaccaGCAATGAAAGGGCACAGATCAGAAACTGCACATTCTACTTGTGCACAAGGAAATACTGGTGATTGagattaagatgtactttatttttAAAACAATATATTTATTAATTTTTCAGTAATAACAAAAACATTGCAAAGTATGATAATACAGTGCACATCTGGCGACaagggaaaaggggaaaaataataAGTATACATAGTCATATATAACATCAAGCATAGTTCCCGAAAAGTACAGTCAGAAGGTAAAGAAGTAAATACACAGACAACTAAAAAAAGTATTAAGTTAGTGTAAGTATTAAGTATAAGTATTAAGATGCACTTTATTAatacccatggggaaattcatcctctgcatttaacccatcctatggtataggagcggtgggcagctgcagcgcccagggaccaactccagttcttctttccactgccttgctcaggggcacagacaggagtattaaccctaacatgcatgtttctttttgatggtgggaggaaaccgtagcaccaggaggaaacccacagggagaacatgcaaactccacacagaaaggacctgggacggcctggggttcgaacccaggaccttcttgctgtgaggcaacagtgctaaccactgggccaccatgctgtaaACCATAGCTTATTTTTTGGGCCCCTGATATCTCAAGGAGCAATAACAAACAGAGAAATCCCCCCACTTTTTCAAATAAATCCCATTATTGTTGCACCTTTCGGGTTGCGTAACCCCAGAGGAGTGCTCCCACCTTCTCCCAAAGAGGGCACTCCTGCCCCACCCGCCTCGGTGCTTCATAAGAGACTGTACGCTCAAACAGACTTCAGCATGGTTATctagcagtcacacacacagtatttCAGAATTCAGGTCCAGTTGAAAAGCTCCTAGACCCAACATATCAACGGAAGAAAGTGAACTGTGACTTTCCCTACAATAATTACCTATTAACTGCCCTCTGAGAGAGAACGCTGGAGGTGTTTATGTGTTTTTCAATAGACGTGTTcaatgagagagaaaaaagagcatGTTAGACTCTCTTCATTTGATGTTTAACACTGACCAACAGTCGGCCATTGAAGAAAATGACCATTTAAACATTTAAAAAGTCCTATTTTCAAGAAATAAAACCCCATGAAAATCAACATGATTGGATCAAGGCCTTTCTGCATTCATGTCCGCTTCATTTGGACAAAGGCATTACTTGGTCGGGCTGTTATatctttgccctgtgatggcctggcggtctgtccagggtgtctccccgcctgccgcccaatgactgctgggataggctccagcatccccgcgaccctgagagcaggataagcggctcggataatggatggatggatggatggataattacatTACATATTGCCTCTGTTTGAGATCCAGTTTTATGCTTTGGAAAGTGCtgcatgtgaccccccccccccccatcccatgcAAAATATGAAACAATGCATGGACTGGCCAATGCATGAAGCACATTAGAGGGTTTGGTTTATCATGTAGAGATTATGCATACAATGGGATTGCAAATTATTTGGAACACATGCCTGATTAAAATATGAATAAaatagttttttttggggggggggattttctccccctttttctcctcaattgtagccaattaccccactcttccgagccgacccggtcgctgctccaccccctctgccgaaccggggagggctgcagacaagccttctccgatacatgtggagtcaccagccacttcttttcacctgacagtgaggagtttcaccagggggacatagcgcgtgggaggatcaccttattccctccagttccccctcctcctccctgaacaggcgccccgaccgaccagaggaggcgctagtgcagcgacctggacacatgcccacatccggcttcccacccaaccaagccggatataacgcggggattcgaaccggtgatccccgtgttggtaggcaacggagtagaccgccacgccacccggacgccccaaatatGAATAAAATCTTAACAACATGTTTCATGTTGAGAATGAATGAATCAACGCATGAATCAAATAATAAAGGAATGCAAGAGAGAATGTTGTCACTTAACTGTTTGAAGGACGTACATCACTCGTCACTGTTCCCTCGTGGAGAAAACTCAACTAAGCACAATGTCTCTGCCCAATTCAAAagtaaggaggagaaaaaaaagatggggggggggagagagagagagagagagagagagagagagagagagacccttcaTCTTGCTTGTCCACCCTGACCAGAAGTCTTCAAATTTCCGTACGGAACTGAAGTGTGGACTTCATCATCTTTTTCTTGTAGTGTTCATCGAACTGCTCATTTTGGGCTACGGTGAAATGGTTCTTCCAGTCACCAACCTTTCCTGGAGGAACCAGAGAGAATCGGTCAGATGGTTTAGAGACgttttcagcacacacacacgattcaaGCAGATAGAGGCGCGACCAATGGGAGTCTGAGCACATCGTAAACCGCAAGAGCGGGTGAACATTTCTTTAGTGTCCACGCGTATTTCAGTTGGCTGCACCTTTTCTCATGAAGGGAGAGATCTTGAAGTCCATGATTTTGACCGATGAGAAGTTGTTCATGTGGTCATTTTTCATTTTGTCGAAATGCACTTTTTCTCTGACTCTGTCCTTCTCGTCAGCTGAGAGGGACAGGCCGAGAAACGAGCACAGCCGGTCTATTTCTCGTCCAGTGTCCTGCAGAAACACACAACGGTAACATGCAATGTCCCCTGCATGCCACTGCAGTGCTGCTGGCTCTCtgtaagcaccccccccccaaccaggctAACGCATGCAACGTACCTCAGCCAGATCTTCATATAACATGTAATGAAGTTTTGAATGACTTTGTTTCTTCTCCCACCAGCCAGTTACATGGTCATACCAGGATCCAAACACCACTGAAGCCGTAGGGACAGGGACCAAAAAGCCAAGTAAATACCAAAATAAGTCAAATCAAGGGTCATTTGCACTTCGACGCTTTCATGGCTTTGAACTCACTCTTTCCCTCCATGAACCTCTGCAGGTAGCTGCTCCAGTCTCCCGGCTCCGGTTCGATCTTGTTCATGCGGTCAAAGTGGAAAAATGACACCGCTTCGTCTTTGGCATTACGGGCCACATAGACTATCTGAGAGACACACCGAAGCAGTTGAAGCACAGAGCAAAGACAAGCTGGAAATAAAAAGCAAATGTATTTTTGgaaatttatttgttttttttgttgttagagAAACCAGTCAGGGATTTGAGTTGCACATCCAGAGATGTTCTAGGTTTAATTTTGAACTCTTAATGAGCAACAATATGCTATTTTTAATAGGCATCCTGTGTTAAACCTCATTTTTCTCAAGGTTAATAATGGTAATTCATCAGAGCATTTTTACATCAGTAATAGGAGTCATAAGTCATATAATTCAAAAAAAGAAATAGTAACGGTTAAACACAAatcaaacaaacaagcataaagaTTCATATAGCGTACCCGGCTGTTCTGCTCCCAGAAGGACTTGGGCACAAACTGGACTGGAAGATGAGTTTTAATGAGGCGAGGAGAAGTTGGTAGTGTATCTGCCAGCTCTTTTCCTACATAGGAAGGTGAAGTTAGTCAAGACCAAGTGTTTTGATTCATCACTTATTATGCTGCGATGGAAGTGAAGAATGCATCTTTTAAACATTAATGGACACCACGGCGGCAGTGCATCATTCAGGTCTGCTGCAGATGATGAAGACGCCACCAAAACAAGAGTGCACCAATAACGACTGCCTACCAGGGGGGGCAAACTGAAGGCCGCATTCAAAGCATTTTTGCATTTGTAATACTGGTTAATATGTGATTACGTGATACAACCTGATTTGACAAAAGGGGCCGTGATCTCAAGGAAGGGAACTCTTTCATTGAGCGGGACGGTTGCCTGACGCTCCGGCAATGTCTGACCAAAATACATGAGGTCAAGTATGTAAGACACCCATGTGGTtcctgagagagaaagaaatgtgttttttttctttattttttttattgattgTCTTAAAACGTGAAACATGCAAAGTCAGCTCATCTATGGACACACAGGAAACCATATCAGCACATATGTGATGCCAAATACAAGGGTGTTAGAAGTGAAATCTCTGAGCCACACACGTAAGTACACGTACCTGCTTTGGGGTAAGTAGCTATAAGGATGTCGTCTGGTCTCGCTTTAAAGTTCTGCACATTTTCCCAGTTTCCAGTGAAGTATTTTGTCATAGAGACACCATGGAAGTCGAATAGTTCAGGCCGTGGTGGCACCTCCATCTACAAGAGGGGAATATTTTGAATTTGCATGACAAATATTAGAAATATTGGCCATAGGGCGtcagggtggcgtagcagtctgttccgttggcctaccaacatgggaatcaccggttcgactccccgtgttacctccggtttggtcaggtgaccctacagaaacaattggccatgtctgcgggtgaaaagtcggatgtgggtatgtgtcctggttgctgcactagcgcctcctctggttggttggtgcacgcattcggggggggggaactagcGTGATCCTTCAACACGCCAGGGGACAGCAAagaggatggagcagcgactggaaatATCGGCCATGCTGCTAAGATTATGGACTCTAAACCCGTTCACCATCTAAATGTAAAGGCCTACATAAGTTGTTCTAATTATGTGAACAAATGTCTGTTTGGTCAAATGTGatcatgaaagccactttatttggcatagtattcttacaacaaattgtattcttgcaGTGaatttcttctctgcatttaacccatcccattgtataggagcagtgggcagctgcagcgcccggggagtgAAACAATACAGACTTTCTAATCGCCTCTTTTTGCATATACTTACCTAGAAAGAAAATTTATTGTATTGCAATGAAGCAAAAAAAATATATGTACTTATAAAGCACTAACTGCAACAACACTTAATGATGTTTGACGATGTagacaaaaaaaatgcaaaatattATTTCCATTATTTCCAATTCAGGTAAAAGCATTTTACGAATAGCACTAAAAAAATCTGAAAACACGCGCAACCAAAATCAAAAATTCCCCTCCTGAACACTGTGCTGTACTATACAAGAAGGTGCCTTGAATAACTCCCAGAGTATGTCTGGTATTTTCCTTTTCCAACTCATTTCCTTCCCTGTAGAAGTTACTAATAGAAGGATGACTGAAACGCCTCCCCTTTTGTGCTTAATATAAACTTACTTGATATTttccactgagacaaatttgtaatttgtgatattgggctatacaaataaaattgacttgacttgacttttcttCTTACAGTTGCACAGAGGCAGGTAATAAGGAGGTAAGTGCTCCTGCAATTTGGCCACTCACAGTAGTATTCTCCTGCACAGCATGACAATGGGTTGCCATAATGTTAGGGAGCAGGTGGACTAACTCAACAACTGTCAATAAACTGTCAAAGTGGAATTTTTCACTGTAGTCAATTTGCTGTATAAAAACCATACTTTAAATCCTTCCCCTGTCCTATGTTGAACCAAATGACTGTAATTTTATTCATTCATAAAGTCACTCACCTCAATGAGTACGTATTGTCCAAAACAAAGAGAGTCAACCTACTCCAGATCAACAGCCGACTGTCGGCTGATTTTGAAATGCACACACAAATTACTTCCTTATGTAAGCCCGAGCATGCATTTCCTGTGCCCCACCTATAGCGTGAGTTGCTGAAATACCAACTTTGACCAACTGGTCAGTACACTTGTCTCTGTTTACAGGTTACATGAATCTGGTATTGTAAATATGAGGGCAGATTGGTGCCAGATCCTGTAAGATCCCGATCAGGTGCTGAAAGACCACAGCAGAGGTGTGAATGGCTGAAACTCAGTTTTTAATGTTTGAACTGGAAAGTGTTTGAATGTTTTTGAATGGTTGAGAGCTTGAAGTATAGTTATGAATATTTACCTGCTGCACCCGTGATTGAAGTTCTTTGTTCAAAATAAAGTTTTGTGTAATTGCGTGGACAACAACCAGTTCTTGTATTTTTGGTTTGAATGCTTAGTTGTTACCATTATAAAGGTTTACAAACTTTTATAATTGTTGCTCCTACTTTACTCTTCCGCTCAtgccatactactactactactactactactactactactactactactgttgctattgctactgctaccactactactactgttgctactactactactgctgctgataCTAACATttctactaccaatactactaccactactactactactactacttctactactactactactactgctgttgctgctgctgctattgctactgataccactactactatggttgctaccactactactgctgctgataCTAAaatttctactaccactactaccaatactactactactgctactgctgccgctgatactactacttctactaccactactactactgctaccgctactactattactactgctgctgctgctactactattactactactactactactgctgctgctgctgctgctgctgtgactattactactactactactactgctactactactatgactactactgccgccaccactactactactactacttttgctactgctaccgctactacttctattactactactgctaccactactacttctactactactactagtactactactgctactactactactactgctactcttaTTCTCTACTGTGATTACTCATACACTTCTTACTCTTTAGGTATTTGCTGCCAGTTCTCATCTTACTACCTCTCTTACACCTCACACTCCTGGATATTGACAGGTGGGAAATTAAACCAGTGAAAACTGTTACAGATGGAGTGAGGAGTAAGGGGTTTGAGATGTAAGTAAGCAACTATCAATAATAATATGCTACAGACAAAGTGTAAAAATTATTAGAACCAAAATTACAAAAAGTGCTTGTTTTCCACACATTACACTTTTTTTAATTAAGCACTTACCACGCAGGTATGTAAAAATACTCCAAATTAAACTTCAACCTTTCAGACCCGAGTTGCTTTGACCTTTCCAAACTTGATTATGAAGATGTTGCACCGGTCTGACTCTTATTGGCTATGAATAGAGACAAACGCAAGTGTTTGACCAGTAGGTTAAAGTTGGCATTTCGCCACCTCGCACTGTATATGTGCAGCACAGGCATTACATGCTAAGACCATTTGGTTAGAAAATATTCATATCGACACCTGGTGACATCATGAGCCCTAACCGAGGATTTAATGTTGATCATGATTTCCTTTTCTTTACACTGGAGGAGAACAAGTGGAAATGTGTGACATAATAGATCAGCATTGCAGTAACTTGTTgtgggggaagtgtgtgtgtgtgtggggggggggtccattctGCCCTTTTTCACAGAAAGAGCTAGAGTACAATTATAGTAAGGGAGTAAAACAGTATATTTTTGAAactacttgtttttgttttgttttgtttttgctgttttttccccccttgttcTCCTCTTCAGGCTTCTTTCCACTCGGCCAGCACTTCAACAATCTTTTATCTTGAAAATCTCCCATACGTCTCTCTCTATTTCGGAGACAGATTTTATCACAAACCAGTGCTGCTGTTTCAGGTTCGCAAATATGTATGACATTCAAACAAAACCAGTCGCTCCGAAGTTGCCTGGGGAGTGGGTTCCTCCTCTTCGATAACCCTGATGACACGTGCATACTGATAAACACAGGTAAATGATGTGTATAAACTGGGAGGAATGGTTTTATTCATCCTCTGTGTCATGTTCTTTTCACTGTTCACCCACAGCACCAGTCACCCTTCACCCTGACCACTGTCCTCCACATGGACGGATGAGGACTGTAGGCGCCTTGCAAAAACAGAAGCTCATATCTCGGTATCAGACATTAGCATATAGAGCAAATACATGCACACcatgaacacattttttttttccagtttgtcTGCTACTGTTGACAGATAAGACCAAGACTTCAAGTAGAGAATGGGGCTATCATGTGTCCAATATTGAAGTGTAAGCAGGACTTTCACGCACCAAAGGGAGCACATGACAGGAGCAAAAGGCGAAGCCTTGCGTGAGAAGTAAGAATATTACTCTCACGCAAGGATGACGGGTAACTTGACTCTTGACTTTCAGACAAGAAATATGTCTCAAGCTCTCTCAGCACTGGAAAAGTTTGCACGAGAGGGTGAAATATTCAAAaaataaaatccaaaaaaaaaagagaaaaaaaggctGAAAGACACTTTTCTATTTTAACTTCTACACTTCTGTCCCTAATTGCTTAACTGGAACAAATGTGTGCAATTTCAATTTTTCATGCACAAAATAAGTTGTCCCTTAATCAGCTCACTTAAGATGAGTTATGATAGGAGATGCAAAGGCAAGAAATATTGCCCTGAGTAACTTACAGTGCAGCTCAATTGCTCCTTTTGCAacaactcctccctggctattcacAATGCCAAGCATAGACCTGGATATTCAGCAAAAATTGAGAGAAAAACTCAATTTTGTACCACATAGTAATGTTATACAAACCTATATTGACTAGCACTACTCAGAATGGATATTTATACTTACAGATGGTTCTCAAGGCCCGGTTACAGGGCGTACAGGAACTGCAATATTTGTTCCTGAAAACAATACAGCCATTAAGAAAACGTCATCAGACCAACTATCAGTGTATACAGTCGAACTTTTAGCAATAATTTTAGCCTTGCAATGGATTGAGGACAGTGGATTATGTGATGCGGGGATTGCGTCTGACAAGCCTGTTGGCATCGACTAGTCGCAGCTCCGGTAGGTCCTCGTGTAGACAGGACATTTTATTTGAAACTTTTCAAATCCTGCATAGGCTGCAAAATAATGAAATGA
It encodes:
- the LOC130107113 gene encoding cytosolic sulfotransferase 2-like, producing the protein MEVPPRPELFDFHGVSMTKYFTGNWENVQNFKARPDDILIATYPKAGTTWVSYILDLMYFGQTLPERQATVPLNERVPFLEITAPFVKSGKELADTLPTSPRLIKTHLPVQFVPKSFWEQNSRIVYVARNAKDEAVSFFHFDRMNKIEPEPGDWSSYLQRFMEGKMVFGSWYDHVTGWWEKKQSHSKLHYMLYEDLAEDTGREIDRLCSFLGLSLSADEKDRVREKVHFDKMKNDHMNNFSSVKIMDFKISPFMRKGKVGDWKNHFTVAQNEQFDEHYKKKMMKSTLQFRTEI